Proteins from one Ananas comosus cultivar F153 linkage group 5, ASM154086v1, whole genome shotgun sequence genomic window:
- the LOC109710049 gene encoding MADS-box transcription factor 21-like, whose translation MGRGKIEIKRIENTTSRQVTFCKRRNGLLKKAYELSVLCDAEIALVIFSTRGRLYEYSNSSIRSTIERYKKACSNSPNSSSTVEVNSHQYYQQEAAKLRHQIQILQNANKHLMGEALSNLTAKELKQLENRLERGIARIRSKKHEQLFAEIEYMQKREADLQNDNMHLRAKIADSERAQQANIVSGGTELDALPTFDSRNYYHVSMLDAASHYSHHQDQTTLHLGYEIKADPAAKNLL comes from the exons atgGGGAGGGGAAAGATTGAGATAAAGAGGATCGAGAACACGACGAGCCGCCAAGTCACCTTCTGCAAGCGGCGCAACGGCCTGCTCAAGAAAGCGTACGAGCTGTCGGTGCTTTGCGACGCCGAGATCGCCCTCGTTATCTTCTCTACCCGAGGCCGGCTTTACGAGTACTCGAATAGCAG CATAAGATCAACCATTGAGAGGTACAAGAAGGCCTGTTCCAACAGTCCAAATTCAAGCTCCACTGTAGAGGTCAATTCTCAT CAATACTATCAGCAAGAAGCAGCGAAGCTCCGCCACCAGATACAGATTCTGCAAAATGCAAACAA GCACCTCATGGGTGAAGCACTGAGTAATTTGACAGCTAAAGAGCTCAAGCAACTCGAGAACAGGCTCGAGAGAGGCATTGCTCGGATTAGATCAAAGAAG CATGAGCAGCTGTTTGCGGAGATCGAATACATGCAGAAAAGG GAAGCAGATCTTCAAAATGACAATATGCACCTCAGAGCTAAG ATAGCAGACAGCGAGCGAGCGCAGCAGGCTAACATTGTATCCGGTGGAACCGAATTGGACGCTCTTCCGACGTTTGATTCGAGAAACTACTATCATGTCAGTATGTTGGATGCAGCATCGCACTACTCGCATCACCAAGATCAGACCACACTTCATCTCGGGTACGAAATAAAAGCCGATCCAGCTGCGAAAAATTTGCTCtaa